GTCATGGTTTCCCTTCATAACTCCTTACGCGGGACATTGTCAATTTCACGCGACTGTCAACTTCTCGGCTACGATCCTTAGACGAATGCTGAACGGTGCCGTTTTTAACAAGTGAAACCGTACTTGTTTCAATCGCAGTCAGCATCTTCTTCCTCATTCCCGAAACCACATGGTTCATATAATCCCTTGTAAGCTTCACCGGTCCTTCCACTTCAACATTCaacccttcttcttctcttcctttatCGTCgttctttattttcactttcatgTGCATGGTCTCTTCGCCAACCATGAAATCGTGCGTCGCCTGCACTCTTACTACCGTACCATactcctccttcttcttctccagAGTGAAACACCCTCCGCAACCACTCTCACTACAAATATAATGAACCATTTCTCTCTCCGGTAAAGGTGGCGCGCAGTAATTCTCCTTAACCGAATTATAGGATCCCCCGAATAAGGTGTTCATGTAATTACATAAAATGCCGTACCTCTTGTTTCTCGTGACTCGCATGCTCAGCTTAGCGAAAGAATCCTTACCAGTGTCCTCGGAGATGTCGATGTACACGGTTTTTACACGACCGGAGCAAATCTCTTGGGTTATGTTGATAGTTACGAGGGTGTCGCCTAAGGAGTATGTGGTTTCAGAAGAGAACCCGGTGGTTCCATCCTGGGCGTTGTATTTCAGTGTTTTGGTGTTGACTTCCAACGGAAAACGGGTAGATTTGAACCTCAGAACACTCTTATTTCCTTGCATTGCCTCTTAAATGTTTATCACTATCTTTATCGTGTTCTCTCTATCTAATCCTGCATCTTCATTTATAGGTAAAATTTGAACCCACGCACATTTTCCTATTCCAAGCgttaaaagaaagcaaagaattaTATGTTAAAAGAGACGTGAAGAGCATCTTTAATCGTAGAACAAGAAAATGTTATCCAGCATCTTTTGTGGTCTCATGTTCTTCCACTACACGTACTGAGAATTTTActgtccttttcttttaattctacaTCATcatttaaagtgtttttttaatcGGTTTTTAGTGAATTTGGCAAGATAATAtgctaatttttaaatttaatttttagtataaattgaatcaattattttatataaattataactataagtaaaataatttattttttactaaaatgaaatttctttttcctaaatagtatattgataagaaaaacaaatattgagaataaaaaaacacaattaaaggGAATATAATTTATTCTCATCCCACTTACCTCTTTCATGTTTATTCTGTTCCTTGATcttactatttctttttttttttctagttatattttgtttctttctagttatatatattttttctataggACTCAAACACGCTATATTTCTCGATGTTGGGGTTTGTCTATCACTCAGtctctaattttctttattttccatcATATTATGCTCATTCCAAACCACTCAAGTGATACGTGTAGAAAGTATTTacgtaattaatttaatgaatttttatttatcaccGACTTAATTATAGCTcaattatatcttaaatataatCATTGAAGTGATgtgttttaatctatttttatattggttaatCGCACCAGACATCAATCACGTTAAAGTGAATCTAATATTAAGTTGGTCTAAGTCGACCCATAGGCCAGGACTTGGCTAGATTCACTATTTCGAACTTAGAACCCTAACAGTAGCAGAATTAACTCACAACACAACCATGACTCTTAGCagaattaaaaagtttataacgagcacatttctttttcttgttttttctcATTACATGGTTTATCAAATACATAACCTTCCAAGGCCTCAAACGACCAATTGCTGAACATTTTCTCCATAACGATGATAATAGTTTTGATGTTCCATGGACTTTCCAGGAAGAGAAACATGaaatagtaaatatataaaaatatatttgcatataatcataaaattattcaaataaaataacaaataataatgcctaaaagaaaaaaaaaaatagatgtaaAAAACGTATACAATATTAAAGAGGTGTTATCTTCTTCGTGTCTTCTTCGCTAAGATTTTTATTTAGGTCATAAAGAGGTGTTATCTTCTTCCTACAAATTAGGTCTTTCTAAAGGGAAGAAGTTTAGGATCTTGGATGTGATTCCAACATTAAACTACAAAAATATTGGTCAAAATTATTAGAGtgaattaactatatttttttttctttcatttactttttttttaaaattttatttattctattttttaattttttattcttttttaaattctcttcattttgatttatgtcatatttttgaagttgtttttaaaataatttttatttatccgAATGAAAATGAATGTTGACTCTTCTACGTCTCACGTACAAGTGAATGTAAAGCAAAATCTCAGTGTCAAAGTATAGTTTaaccttgaaaaaaaaattgtttgatacTAAACACAATCATATGACAACCCACTGTATTTTTTAATGAACCtttatttgtaaagaaaaataaaggtgactaataatatcatataaatataaaaaaaaaaaaatagattaataaaatgattaagcAGTGGCCATTACAAAAGGTTTATGTAAAGTAAAGTAAATTGATACATTCACTTTATTACACCAACCTAAAAACAATCAGGTTTTGAGTAGGAATGGGAAACGACGTTTGAGACCATAACAACTAGATCACAACCCTTATTCTTGTTCACCACATACTGTCCATATTTTGCTAGGAACTGCTAGGAGGGACACTGCAAATCCCGATCATTCTTAAATGCAGGCGATCGTCAGAAACATAAGACTCTCCGCCACCACCCTTGGGCGAACGTTGAGCGGGGCTGTTTCTAACAAGTGGTTGAGCGGGACTGTTTTTAACAAGTGGAACCGTACTTGCCTTAATCGCACCTCGCATCTTCCTCGTCATGCTCGAAACCACATGGTTCATATAATCCGTTGTAAGCTTCATCGGTCCTTCCACTTCAACATTCAACCCTTCTTCTCTCACACCACCgttattctttattttcactttcacgTGCATGGTCTCTTCGCCAACTATGAAATCGTGCGTAGCCTGCATCTTCACCACCTCACcatcctccttcttcttctttagaaTGAAACACCCTCCGCAACCGCTATCACGACAAATGTAACGAATCACTTCTCTATCTGGTAAAGGTGGGGCGCAGTAATTCTCCTTGAAGGAATCATAGGAGCCTCCGAAAAAGGTGTTCATGTAATTGCATAAAATGCCGTACCTCTTGTTTCTCGTGACTTGCAGGCTCAGATTAGCGAAAGAACCGTTACCACTGTCCTCGGAGAGGTCGATGTAGACTGCGTTTACACGACCAGAGTAAATCTCTTGGGTTACGTTGATAGTTACGAGAGTGTTACCGAGAGAGTATGTGATTTCCGAAGAGAACCCGGTGGTTCCACCCTCATAGTTGTATTTCAGCCTTTTGGTGTTCACTTCCAACGGAAAACCGCTAGATTTCAACCGGTAGGTTTGCATTGTCTCTCAAATGTTTATCACTATTTTTATGTCGTCTGCTCTCAGTCTAATCCTCTCTTCCAGCATCTTCATTTATAGGTAAAACTGAACCTACGCACATACCAATCCAAAGAAAAGAGCCACAAAAACTTGAAAACGTTATCCAGAATCTTTTTGTGGTCCAATATTTCCACTGTACTTACTGAGAATTTTTATcgtttcttataaattttaaaacttcatttaaagcttttttatcatttgtttttaGTCAATTTCgcaagataatattttaatatttaaatttaatttttattatataaattgaagcAATATTGCCTCTGAAATGTTTTTCACTATCTTTATCGTCTGCTCTAATACTGCATCTCATTTATAGGTAAAACTGAACCTACCCACAGATTCCAACTAAGCGTTAAAAGAATGCACAGAATTAGTTAAAAGAGCCACAAGGAGCATATTTAATCCTTAGAAAAATGTCATCCagcatctttttatttttatttattaattttttttatcagcatcTAGCATATTTTTGTGGTCTGATATTCTTCCAGTATACGTACTGAgaattttactgttttttttttttaaattctaaaacatCATTTAAAGCTTTCTTTATCCGCTTTTAGTGAACTTTGCAAgataatttgttaatatttaaattaaatttttagtataattgaataaattatttttataaggaaaataattcttttactagaatgaaatttcttttttcctaaatagtaaatgaaattgataagaaatacaaatatagagaatgaaaaacaaacataattaaaggGTATAGCATTTTATCCTCATCCCACTTACCTCTTTCATGTTTGTTCCGTTCCTTGATTTGATcttactcctttttttttccagtCTTTCTTGTTACGTTTAATTGTTCTTAACTGCTTTTGATAAAATGGACAACTTTCCCTCCGCTCCACTCATGGTTATTCCAATAATAATTCTTAGATTGAAAGTGCAAATAAAGATATTCTACGTAATCCAGAAAGAAAATTCCGATTCAAAGTTTAGTAATTTTAAGTCAGTGTGATATTTTTTAGAGAGACCTTTTAAACTTAGAAGTAGGGTAAATATTGTTGGATCCATTAAAAGAAGGTATTTACACCACTTTTTACTAAAAACTttaagataaaatgaattaatggaTCCATTAAAAAGAGGTATAGACACGGTTTTTTACTAAAACCTTTAAgataaatgaattaataaatctttaattttatatgatattttatttttttatttttatctaatataaaatttaaatttattgttaaattcTTAACAAATATGTAACTTTGGAAAATAAATCTCCCAAGGAAAGatttaaacatttctttttcttgtttttttttttttctcattacatGGTTTACCAAATACATAATAGCTATGATACCATTAGAAACTTTTCAAAGCCTCAAAGTACCAACTGCTGAACATTTTCACCATGACGATGACAGTATTTGTGATGTTCCATAGACTTTCCAAGTAGAGAAACATGAAACAAGAAACCAAGAGATGAAAgctgaaaattttatttctgcATGTGGAAAAGCGTATGTACAAGAGAAGAAGAGATACAGATATACAAGGaacagaaacaaaagaaaactttaaaacaaatttaaaaaaaaggttaggACGCTAAGCCTCAGGAATTAGCGCTGAGCGGCTGGAATCATGATTGAAAGATTGTTATTTTGAGAATAACACTCTTTCACTTCCTCTTCTTCAACCTAAATTTACATCCGCGAAATATGATAGCATTGTTATAATCGCCCTTAGTGTATCCAGCGGCGCTTAAAAGGGCGGAGATGATTTGCTGACCGCTCATGTTCATGACCGGAACATTGCCATTGTTTTGGTTCCCAAACTCCATCTCCTTTCCTTTGACATCATCAAACATCTTCAACAACTCCCCTTTCGGATGCTTCCGAGGCTTTTCAATCTCAACACTCAAACCCCCATCACAGCCGCTACTGCGAATCTTTGTCACAACAGAGACATCATGAGAACTACACGAAGCCACGAAACAGTGCTTCACTGTGATCATGTAAGGAAGCTCTTCGTCATCATCACATCTCTTTTCCCTTGAAACGATAACAAGACCCTTTCTATCAGTGTCGCCTCCGTATAAGAAGAAGGAGGACTTCAGAACCCCACCTTGTGCCATAGGGACTTTTCTCTCCGGAAGTTGCTGTGTGCTTCTAGGTCCGTCCAGAGAAACATTTGCCAACAGAAGACCATTTTCGACAGTGATGTTTATCCAAAAATCAAAATCGTCCTTTGCATAGCTTGATGTGTGGTCATGAATTGAGATGAATACCTCTTCTTCATGATTATAGCGTGTGATTTTGGTGAGCTCGAGTTCACAGCTTTTCCTTCTAAACAAACAGTATTCTGCACTCCATTTGTTTATGACTTCAGATAATTTGCGGTTCTTGGTTTTACGAAAAAGAACCTCTGAATAATTGTCAAGGGGAAAACTTTCAGAGTAATTGTTGCTACTGGGAATGTTTCCCATGATGGATAATGGTGAATAATGGTAATATGAATGCTTTCTTATAGGACGCACTTTAAGAGAACAAAATCATTGCCCTTGGGAGGAAGCGTTCATCTTCCGCAATGGCTgcttttgaatttgaatatagaataGAACCGTTTCTAGAAAAATTTCAATTAGGAAATGcttttgtatttaaattgtttatattattcttatgaTAAGAGAAACGAGGGTGAGTATATGTTGGATGGAAGTTATATTACTTACAAATGAGTTATGTTAATTCgcattttaattattgatattttatttaaataaattaagatttaatatttctttttatctttgtttgttATATGATAATAAGATAATTGGATATATACTTATTATGGATCATACTATAATTACATAGTaacgaaataaaaatatattatttatataataaaagaatacatAAATTTCTCAAAAGAATAGATTATTCatttacttaaataataaaagttaatctAAACGACACTGGTTGAGAAGAAAATTACCAGTTAGTTGGTCaggatatttaaaaaatacataaattgaAGTAGTTCtacttattattgttataaattatagaTAATAATATCTACCCATTTTTATTACATCCTCttgtctttcttatttttaatttcaataaattttatcttttaaaaaattattaaataccagcaaaacatatttatttggTGGGGGAAAAAAAcacctaataaaataatagaaagaaaagtGGTGAGATCCCGTGTTATGTGGCTTAGCTTAGTCTCTCACAATATAGTTACTTTTATTCCTTATTCTCAGTGCACATAAATTCCTTAGAATAATTTGTACCAAGTGATTAATATTAATCTTTGCGGATATGGTGACGCACAAACACATAACTTATCTAAGCTTACgatcttttttttctatttggtGACATCTTGAGATTAGGTTCACCAGTGATACAtgcattgaaattaaaattatagtttcgGAAAAATTGCATTTACATTTTCAGTTTCTAAACCCGCTtgcaatttaaaacaaatatttacttcttcatgtttttaataaaataatattttagtttttttaagaattttagtaaataatatttacatccttttatgttttaataaagtGGCATAATTTTTCTCATAATTTAAGATATTAGTAAAATTTCGGACATAAAAGTTTTATCAATCAATGCAATAAAATAAGGTTAAAAccctcttttggtcctcatatttggctgtcaatctcaatttggtcatcatattttttttttgtctcaattgggtcctataatttgtaaaaatgaggcaattaagtcCTCTCCGTTTCAGACGGTGTTAAATTTAGTTGAGCTGTATTTTCTGACGTGCATTGTttgattaaatgaaatttttatttaaattaaaaaattatgacatGGCAGTATCTTCATCATCTGTTTCTTCCTCAGCTACATCATTTCTCTCGTTGTCATCCTCAGATTCAGTTCCACTTTCTTCTggataaaaaagtttaaatgcaaaagaaaatggaaatgatTCATAAGAAAACCTCTATTTTCAAGAAAATGCACAACCAAAAgggaaaggagaagaagagggAAAGGGTTTCCCTGCTTGCGAGTGAATCGGAGGAGTCAGCGTTGGTGACGTTGACGCGGTGATCGACGGCGAGCTTGGCGGTGACTGGTGGCACCCTGGCTCACGCCTCGCGGCGGCCtattagggttttgttttagAGACCGAACTTAAAGGAATGGTTTTTCTTGTTACCAAATCCAAACCACCCCCTGGTTCAAGCTCTATCTTTCACACGGTCACAAGCTCCTTCACAAGCTCCTTCAGTAGAGAGTCACCAAGATTTTGATGTCGACAACTCAGGCCAATTCTAAAAGACCCATTTGCCCGTCGTGTTCCAAACCCACACGAACGTGCCTCTGCTCTCGAATCCTCACACCGTGTGTCCAAAATTCCGTCCACGTAACCATTCTGCAGCACGCTCTTGAGTGTAAGCACCCCCTCAATTATACCAGAATCGCTAGATTGGGCCTAAAGAATCTCACCGTTGCAACTGTTTCTGATGTTAATTTCCACGCCCGGTTCCAGATTCGCTTGTTGGATCCGAATTTCCAAACGGGTCTTGCTGGAAACGTGATGAATGTACTCCTTTCTCGGCCGTATTGCGAATTTGGAGACACCCAGAAACTACTTTCTGAGAAAAACTCTAACTTGAGCGATTCTGATAATGCCgaaaaattttgtttgagaaatGATCGGGGATGTTGATACTCACCAAATTTCCAATTGTCTTAAATCCCTAATTCTTTCACTTATTgttttatgattaataaataaacCCAAATTATAAAACCATATTCCAGGTCACAAGCTTTATTTTTTACACTGACATACacctaattaaatcatttataactCAGTCAATTCTCTGTCCATCACGTCATCAGTAACAGACGGCGTTACTCATTAGTTAACGGTGATGGCTTAATTgcttcatttttacaaattataggaccaaattgagataaaaaaaatatgatgactaaattgagattgacaaccaaatatgaggaccaaaagataattttaaCCATAAAATAATAGTGTCAATCAAAAGTTGATGCAACCATTTGTATGTACTTTTGCGATTCTAAAGCCATAGACTTAAGCAGCGAATTAGTTAATGACAATTTatcactaatttttaaattgattttttgattGAAGTAATTTAGTATCAATCAAACCGACGTTGATCTCCTtttagtttgaattttatttaatttcgggtcaattatttttaatattaatttaatttgtatttgcttgaataagttaataattaaaaaaaaaaaaaaacttctgaGATAATACTTCACTTTTcaacaaagtaaaatataaacgaaaaatagaaaaattatggaTCATGAGCTAATTATAAATGAAAGACATGAGTTTGAACGAAGGAGATGATAATGATAGCTTGAATTAAAGATATGTGTATGGTGAAggaaataaatattgaataaatgaaataagtgtgtaaaaattttaagtgatatttatatagaaaataaggGAAGAAaagtttcattaaaaaaatttgtcatttttaaatttagacattaaaattaaaataaatatattattttttttcttaacgaTAAATTTAGCGATATTacctttatttgtttttaatatttattttaattgacatTAATACTAATATTACACTAACATAAATATTTCTACTTGTTaaaacagaattaaaaatagttaattattcatataattgGTTAACTTTTCTCTATTAGCGTCTAACCTTAGACTCTATTAATGTTGGTCAAATAGATGTTAATCTCATactaacattaatattttttaacaaagttaaaaaaaaattcaggatTTTAACTTTTCgttataaaaattaatcttttgctTGAAATCTATTAGCATtgatacaaataattaataaattttagttaaaataaaacagacaatttttttacattcgTTATTTTTTGTTAGCTTTATAATTGTGTTTATATTTGTCATATCAcagttattatatttatgtttctcCTTTCTCATATATTTATCTCTTAGGTGTGTATATTAATCCAAAGGTGTGATGGATCGTTTTTCTTtctacatttaaaataaaaactattttccaCACAATTATAATTTGACCATATTAAAGAAGTATATGATAAGGTGAAATGCATCATTATTGATATAAACTTGAAGTAAGAGCTGTAAAACTGCATGATAAGATATATCATTGGAAGTTGTGGGGGTAAGAGTAAGAGCTCTGGAGTTGAGGCATGGCGTTTCTATAAAGGGAGACAACATTGTTATCCATCTCATTCTCCATCCGATGCCCCATTTTGGAAAACACACGATTCGTGTATTCCATGGTAAGCTTCATGGGATTTTCTACCTCAGCACGCAACCCAACTCTTCTGTCGTTCGTTATTTTCAGTTTGATAGCTACACTTTCGTCGCCAACCATGAAGGCGTGTAA
This DNA window, taken from Vigna radiata var. radiata cultivar VC1973A chromosome 5, Vradiata_ver6, whole genome shotgun sequence, encodes the following:
- the LOC106760193 gene encoding uncharacterized protein LOC106760193, producing MQTYRLKSSGFPLEVNTKRLKYNYEGGTTGFSSEITYSLGNTLVTINVTQEIYSGRVNAVYIDLSEDSGNGSFANLSLQVTRNKRYGILCNYMNTFFGGSYDSFKENYCAPPLPDREVIRYICRDSGCGGCFILKKKKEDGEVVKMQATHDFIVGEETMHVKVKIKNNGGVREEGLNVEVEGPMKLTTDYMNHVVSSMTRKMRGAIKASTVPLVKNSPAQPLVRNSPAQRSPKGGGGESYVSDDRLHLRMIGICSVPPSSS